Proteins from a single region of Calditrichota bacterium:
- the kbl gene encoding glycine C-acetyltransferase produces the protein MYGKIKQDLQKELAQIRADGLFKDERIIASPQGADISLVDGTKVLNFCANNYLGLSSNQKMLDRAMKILDERGYGMSSVRFICGTQDIHRELEEKIAEFLGMEDAILYSSCFDANGGLFEALFGEQDAIISDALNHASIIDGVRLCKAKRFRFQHADMNDLETQLKEADKQNVRYKIIATDGVFSMDGDMAKLDEICDLADKYDSLVMVDDSHATGFIGKTGRGTPEHFGVQGRIDVITTTFGKALGGASGGCTSARQEIVTMLRQRSRPYLFSNALAPMIVGATLGILDELSNTTQLRDKLEENTKYFREKMTDAGFDIKPGVTPIVPIMLYDAKLAQGMAKDLLDRGIYVIGFSFPVVPKGLARIRVQISAAHEREHLDRAIEAFTESGKKFGVLK, from the coding sequence ATGTACGGAAAAATTAAACAGGATTTACAAAAAGAGTTAGCCCAAATCCGCGCCGACGGTTTGTTCAAAGACGAACGCATCATCGCCAGCCCCCAGGGTGCGGATATTTCTCTTGTCGACGGTACGAAAGTGCTCAATTTTTGCGCGAATAATTATCTGGGACTTTCCAGCAACCAGAAAATGCTAGATCGCGCCATGAAAATTTTGGACGAGCGCGGCTACGGCATGAGTTCTGTGCGTTTCATCTGCGGCACTCAGGACATTCATCGGGAGCTGGAGGAAAAAATCGCGGAATTTCTGGGCATGGAAGACGCCATTCTTTACAGCTCCTGTTTTGACGCCAACGGCGGGCTTTTTGAAGCGCTGTTTGGAGAACAAGATGCGATAATCAGCGACGCGCTTAATCATGCGTCGATCATCGACGGGGTTCGTCTTTGCAAAGCAAAACGGTTTCGCTTTCAGCACGCGGACATGAATGATTTGGAGACGCAGTTGAAGGAAGCCGACAAACAGAATGTCCGCTACAAAATTATTGCCACGGACGGCGTTTTTTCCATGGACGGAGACATGGCAAAGTTGGACGAAATCTGCGATTTGGCGGATAAATACGATTCTCTCGTCATGGTCGACGATAGTCATGCCACGGGATTCATCGGCAAAACAGGCCGCGGAACACCGGAACATTTCGGCGTCCAGGGACGGATCGATGTGATTACCACGACCTTCGGCAAAGCCCTCGGCGGCGCGTCCGGCGGCTGCACCAGCGCGCGCCAGGAAATTGTGACCATGCTGCGCCAGCGAAGCCGACCCTATCTTTTTTCCAATGCGCTGGCTCCGATGATCGTGGGCGCAACCCTGGGCATTCTGGATGAATTATCCAATACGACGCAATTGCGCGACAAATTAGAGGAAAACACCAAATATTTCCGCGAAAAAATGACTGACGCCGGTTTTGACATTAAGCCGGGCGTCACTCCCATTGTGCCGATCATGCTTTACGACGCCAAGTTGGCGCAGGGGATGGCAAAAGACTTGCTCGATCGCGGTATTTACGTCATTGGATTTTCTTTTCCGGTAGTACCTAAAGGCCTGGCGAGAATTCGCGTGCAAATTTCCGCGGCGCACGAGCGCGAACATCTGGATCGCGCCATTGAAGCATTCACTGAGTCGGGAAAGAAATTCGGCGTTTTAAAATAG
- a CDS encoding ribose-phosphate pyrophosphokinase has translation MAGEMKIFSGSANPELAQKICNLMSKPLGRAQIYKFKEGNVYVKLLETVRRKEVFFIQSGIQPVNDLIMETLFFIDTFRRSSAASITVVSPFFPYTKGDKKDEPRVSIRAKVVSEIVEAIGADRVLTVDLQPPQIQGFFHIPVDNLYAMPIFIDYLSQFPMKDLIIVAPDFGAAKMANNFSRQLKAPVALGSKYRMTDSDKVNYHDLIGDVAGKNILVVDDMIITGETIFTISDLLKARGANKIDICATHGLITDALIKKLDKSPIHKLIITDTIPIPKGVKHKKLIQLSVAPLISEAISSIYNGDPLSKLFDRIEWITNFS, from the coding sequence ATGGCGGGTGAAATGAAAATATTTTCCGGAAGCGCGAATCCGGAATTAGCTCAAAAAATTTGTAATTTAATGAGCAAGCCGCTGGGGCGCGCTCAAATTTACAAATTTAAAGAAGGCAATGTTTACGTGAAATTACTGGAGACGGTTCGCCGCAAAGAGGTGTTTTTTATCCAATCGGGCATACAACCGGTGAATGATTTGATTATGGAAACACTGTTTTTCATCGACACTTTTCGCCGATCCAGCGCCGCGTCGATTACCGTAGTTTCACCATTTTTTCCTTACACCAAAGGCGACAAAAAAGACGAGCCCCGCGTCTCCATTCGCGCCAAGGTGGTTTCCGAGATTGTCGAAGCGATCGGTGCGGATCGCGTATTGACTGTGGACTTGCAACCTCCGCAAATTCAGGGATTTTTTCATATTCCCGTGGATAATCTTTACGCTATGCCCATTTTTATCGACTATCTGAGTCAGTTTCCGATGAAAGACCTGATAATTGTCGCTCCGGACTTTGGCGCGGCAAAGATGGCGAACAACTTCTCCCGGCAATTAAAGGCGCCGGTTGCATTGGGAAGCAAGTATCGGATGACCGATTCGGATAAGGTGAATTACCATGATCTCATCGGCGACGTCGCCGGCAAAAACATTCTTGTTGTCGATGATATGATCATCACCGGGGAGACAATTTTTACCATTAGTGATTTGCTCAAGGCACGCGGCGCAAACAAAATCGATATTTGCGCGACTCACGGTTTGATCACAGACGCCTTGATCAAAAAACTTGATAAAAGCCCGATTCACAAATTGATCATCACGGACACCATTCCTATTCCCAAAGGCGTCAAACACAAAAAGTTGATTCAATTATCAGTTGCTCCTTTGATAAGCGAGGCAATATCATCTATTTACAATGGCGATCCATTGAGCAAATTGTTTGATCGCATCGAGTGGATTACAAATTTCTCTTAA
- the tdh gene encoding L-threonine 3-dehydrogenase encodes MKAIVKAKPGVGAEMRTVPIPKPGFGEILVKVKTASICGSDMHIYEWNSWAEQHVKPPQTMGHELAGEVVELGEGVNAVKIGDFISAETHIPCGYCKPCRTGNPHICSNLKILGVDTNGAFAEYIVIPQIVAWKNDPSIPPEFASVQEPLGNAVDTVLSEDVAGKKIVITGAGPIGILAVGVARASGATEIYVTDINDYRLGLAQKMGADVTLNPKKQDVVAEILNATNGEGVDVALEMSGNESALIQACRTLSPGGRLSILGVFNHPVNWDLNNLIIFKGIRVYGITGRRMFSTWYKIGNFLKSGRLDLSPAITHQIKLDEFQQGFDLMQAGKCGKIVMHVE; translated from the coding sequence ATGAAAGCTATTGTGAAAGCGAAGCCAGGAGTCGGCGCTGAGATGCGAACAGTACCTATTCCGAAACCTGGATTTGGAGAAATTTTAGTAAAAGTAAAAACCGCTTCCATTTGCGGATCAGATATGCATATTTACGAATGGAATTCCTGGGCCGAACAACACGTGAAACCGCCTCAGACCATGGGACATGAATTAGCGGGCGAAGTTGTGGAACTCGGCGAAGGGGTCAATGCCGTAAAAATTGGTGATTTTATTTCTGCAGAGACTCACATTCCCTGCGGCTATTGCAAACCCTGTCGCACCGGAAATCCGCACATTTGCAGTAATTTGAAAATTTTAGGCGTGGACACGAACGGCGCTTTCGCCGAATACATTGTGATCCCGCAAATTGTCGCCTGGAAAAACGATCCTTCCATCCCGCCGGAATTTGCTTCTGTGCAAGAGCCGTTGGGCAATGCGGTGGACACGGTTTTGAGCGAAGATGTCGCCGGCAAAAAAATAGTGATTACCGGCGCTGGCCCCATCGGGATTCTGGCAGTCGGTGTGGCGCGAGCCTCCGGCGCGACGGAAATTTACGTCACAGACATTAATGATTATCGTCTTGGTCTGGCTCAAAAAATGGGCGCCGACGTGACGCTTAACCCGAAGAAGCAAGACGTAGTTGCCGAGATTTTAAATGCCACCAATGGCGAGGGCGTGGACGTGGCGCTGGAAATGTCCGGCAACGAATCAGCGCTGATTCAGGCGTGTCGGACATTGTCGCCGGGCGGAAGGTTGTCGATTCTCGGCGTTTTTAACCATCCTGTGAATTGGGATTTGAATAATTTAATTATTTTCAAAGGGATACGAGTTTACGGCATCACGGGCCGCCGGATGTTTTCGACCTGGTACAAAATCGGCAATTTTCTGAAATCAGGCCGGCTGGATTTAAGCCCGGCGATCACGCATCAGATTAAATTGGATGAATTTCAACAAGGATTTGATTTGATGCAAGCCGGAAAGTGTGGCAAAATTGTGATGCATGTGGAGTGA
- a CDS encoding DUF2141 domain-containing protein, which produces MKAFHDEDSDNEIDANFVEIPTESYGFSSNIKALFGPPSFDKANFLFNADSMKIESNLR; this is translated from the coding sequence ATCAAAGCTTTTCATGATGAAGACAGCGATAACGAAATTGACGCCAACTTTGTCGAAATCCCTACGGAAAGTTACGGTTTCTCAAGTAACATTAAAGCATTGTTTGGCCCACCAAGTTTTGATAAAGCAAATTTTTTGTTTAACGCTGATAGCATGAAAATAGAGAGCAATTTAAGATAA
- a CDS encoding holo-ACP synthase codes for MIIGIGVDIVNVSRLKISIERFGDRFLKRVFTSKELEDCLGKANQFEKLAARFAAKEATVKAIGIGLRNGITWQDIEVRNDGMGKPEIHSYGKCKQMLHVLSVSRVHVSLSHSDDSAIAMVVLEKKTH; via the coding sequence ATGATTATCGGAATTGGTGTGGACATTGTCAATGTTTCGCGCCTCAAAATATCCATCGAGCGTTTCGGAGATCGCTTTTTGAAGCGGGTTTTCACCTCGAAAGAGTTGGAAGACTGTTTGGGAAAAGCGAATCAATTTGAAAAATTAGCGGCTCGGTTCGCGGCAAAAGAAGCGACTGTAAAAGCGATTGGCATCGGTCTGCGTAACGGGATTACCTGGCAGGACATTGAAGTCCGAAACGACGGCATGGGCAAACCGGAGATTCATTCCTACGGAAAATGCAAGCAAATGCTGCATGTGCTCAGCGTGAGCCGGGTGCATGTGTCGCTTTCTCACAGCGACGATTCAGCGATTGCGATGGTTGTTTTGGAGAAGAAAACGCACTGA
- a CDS encoding T9SS type A sorting domain-containing protein gives MNKNVTLIMLAAVFFTGALFADTIPISQLHQNDSDGVPTLLGQTVSIRGEVTVAAQFGVSSYVEDETGGVAIYDDAFAKAVNVGDLVTVTGTVDQYKGLTELKSVVIDEHVPGSPAVTPEIVTCKMIADEGANGVETLEGRLIRINGVIVDTDSWAVSGSGTNYTLTDATGSCEIRIDKDCAIANTNSPSGSFDVIGVVSQYDFSAPYTDGYQVMPRFLEDIIFLSGPKIIQGPEITKIEPYALEISWGTDVAANSILMYGLTNQFEIDTLTFSEVGTGHAIYLNNLTPATLYHIRVGSANETGANYSGDLFAMTASDPSSTGEINVYFNHSVDHSLAMSGNEAQGNQDLAQKFIDRVNAAQYSIDVCIYSWDLYNVANAIIDAKNRGVKIRFINDADHAYQTQITKLRSAGIQVIDQSFSELGSWGIQHNKFAVFDARDNSSAADDWVWTGSVNFTDYSELGVNAFQNALEIRDQSLAKAYTLEFEEMWGSNTDTPNSAVSRFGANKTDNLPHHFNIGGRRVELYMCPTDGATSQIIEEIEHADREIYFSILAFTRYDVQDAMHERVLARPTFYLRGVFDSGQDQSSQYYPMSGSGDNGWNPAADVRLDAEYGVLHHKYMIIDANHAEYDPVVITGSQNWSTSAETKNDENTLIIHDEKIANQYLQEFAARYHAAGGSASLTQVNEKQSIELPKKFWLEQNYPNPFNSHTIVRFQISKESRIHFIIYNVQGKIVRNDDLGILPAGKHRLQWDAKNWRHQTVAAGVYFYILRTNETMTSTQVGKMIYLP, from the coding sequence TTGAATAAGAATGTCACATTAATAATGTTAGCTGCGGTTTTCTTCACCGGAGCTTTGTTTGCGGATACAATTCCTATTAGCCAGTTACATCAAAATGACAGCGACGGCGTGCCGACTCTGTTGGGCCAGACCGTTTCCATTCGAGGAGAAGTAACAGTTGCAGCACAATTTGGCGTGAGTTCCTACGTAGAAGATGAAACGGGCGGCGTGGCGATTTACGACGATGCCTTTGCAAAAGCGGTGAACGTCGGCGATTTGGTTACTGTAACCGGCACTGTTGATCAGTACAAAGGATTGACGGAATTGAAATCAGTTGTGATCGACGAGCATGTTCCGGGTAGCCCTGCTGTTACGCCAGAAATTGTTACTTGCAAAATGATCGCGGACGAAGGCGCCAATGGTGTCGAGACGCTCGAGGGACGGCTCATTCGCATTAACGGCGTCATTGTTGATACGGATTCCTGGGCGGTTTCCGGTTCCGGCACGAATTACACGCTAACAGATGCCACTGGCAGTTGCGAGATTCGCATTGACAAAGATTGCGCCATAGCCAATACAAATTCTCCGAGCGGCTCCTTTGACGTCATCGGCGTTGTTTCTCAGTATGATTTCTCAGCGCCGTACACCGACGGCTATCAAGTGATGCCGCGCTTTTTGGAAGATATCATTTTTCTGTCCGGCCCTAAAATTATTCAGGGCCCTGAGATAACAAAGATTGAACCTTACGCCCTCGAAATTTCCTGGGGAACAGACGTGGCGGCCAACTCTATTCTGATGTACGGTTTAACAAATCAATTTGAGATTGACACGTTAACTTTTTCGGAAGTAGGAACAGGTCACGCAATTTATTTGAACAATCTCACTCCGGCGACTTTGTACCACATTCGCGTCGGCTCGGCAAATGAGACTGGGGCTAACTATTCCGGCGATCTGTTTGCCATGACTGCCTCAGATCCGTCTTCCACGGGCGAAATTAATGTTTATTTCAACCATTCAGTAGATCATTCGCTGGCAATGTCTGGCAATGAAGCGCAAGGAAATCAAGACCTGGCGCAGAAATTCATTGATCGGGTGAACGCAGCGCAGTATTCCATTGATGTCTGCATTTATTCTTGGGATTTGTACAACGTGGCAAACGCTATTATTGACGCCAAAAATCGCGGTGTGAAAATTCGTTTTATCAATGACGCGGATCATGCCTACCAGACGCAAATTACCAAACTGCGCTCTGCCGGAATTCAGGTGATTGACCAGAGTTTTAGTGAATTGGGCAGTTGGGGAATTCAACACAATAAATTCGCTGTTTTTGACGCTCGCGACAATAGCTCGGCTGCGGATGATTGGGTCTGGACCGGCTCTGTGAATTTTACTGACTATTCGGAATTGGGCGTAAATGCATTTCAGAATGCGCTCGAAATCCGAGATCAATCGTTGGCAAAGGCTTACACGCTGGAGTTTGAAGAAATGTGGGGTTCAAATACCGATACTCCGAACAGCGCAGTTTCCCGCTTTGGCGCCAACAAGACGGACAATTTGCCGCATCATTTCAATATTGGCGGCAGACGCGTGGAATTGTACATGTGCCCGACAGACGGGGCGACGTCGCAAATCATCGAAGAAATTGAACATGCAGATCGGGAAATTTATTTTTCAATTTTAGCGTTCACCAGATACGACGTGCAGGACGCCATGCATGAGCGAGTTTTAGCGCGGCCGACATTTTACCTCCGCGGTGTTTTTGATAGCGGCCAAGATCAGTCCAGCCAATACTATCCCATGAGCGGCTCCGGAGATAATGGCTGGAATCCTGCGGCAGATGTCCGGCTCGATGCCGAATACGGTGTTCTGCATCACAAGTACATGATCATCGACGCCAACCACGCTGAATATGATCCGGTCGTGATTACCGGCTCGCAAAATTGGTCAACGAGCGCTGAAACAAAAAATGATGAAAATACGCTGATCATCCACGATGAAAAAATTGCCAACCAATATTTGCAAGAATTTGCCGCTCGTTATCACGCAGCCGGCGGAAGCGCTTCATTGACGCAAGTCAATGAAAAACAATCTATTGAGTTACCAAAAAAGTTTTGGCTGGAACAAAATTATCCCAATCCGTTTAATAGTCATACCATCGTTCGCTTTCAGATTTCCAAGGAGAGCCGTATTCATTTTATCATTTACAATGTGCAGGGAAAAATTGTGCGCAACGATGATTTGGGAATTCTTCCCGCTGGCAAACATCGTTTGCAATGGGACGCGAAAAATTGGCGCCATCAAACTGTGGCGGCGGGTGTTTATTTTTACATTTTGCGAACAAACGAGACAATGACCTCGACACAAGTCGGAAAAATGATATATTTGCCTTAA